Proteins from a single region of Megalopta genalis isolate 19385.01 chromosome 3, iyMegGena1_principal, whole genome shotgun sequence:
- the gek gene encoding serine/threonine-protein kinase gek isoform X3 — translation MTEVVSKDFGKEHPYRKRDMSDSSQHQYNQPPPDIMPKGLAINGIGGRLRQLEAVFIGGPVQGEGRVGHTFSIETLIDILLVLYDECCNSSLRREKTVSDFIEFVKPVATCIKSLQLAREDFEIVKVIGRGAFGEVCVVRMRGSDKVFAMKILNKWEMLKRAETACFREERDVLVYGDRRWITNLHYAFQDDNNLYLVMDYYCGGDLLTLLSKFEDRLPEDMARFYIAEMVLAIGSIHDLRYVHRDIKPDNVLLDANGHIRLADFGSCLRLFEDGTVQSNVAVGTPDYISPEILRAMEDGQGQYGPECDWWSLGVCMYEMLYGETPFYAESLVETYGKIMNHKNCFDFPADDMYDVSEEAKDLMRKLICSSEFRLGQNGIDDFKKHPWFDGVNWDTLRDSTAPYIPEVSSPTDTSNFDVDDTDVRSSDAVPPAANSAFSALHLPFVGFSFTQGSCISDLGCLPAITQKDKRVQILEEENAQLTKAVEDLKNQVGHSLPGISPDSNNATRKLQDEINTLTKRNCELESQLKSMEVPRELRNLDNGEMTKLRELEKLVRSLRLEKEEAIKDKLDVQEKLKLQDKELKDALTQRKLAMAEYTEVTDKLSELRQQKQKLSRQVRDKEEELEVVMQKVDSLRHDIRKAEKLRRELENRVEEAMAETSKERKLRERSEEYCKQMQEETEKIRQRSMGNDVSANHALATQEINRLKAEVEKLEVQYNENLNQQQSRFNLEIRSLQEQLHEAEARRDLLEREVQLTKEKLDAARLENITDSEETINELSRRHEREKIMLVEENKKLMLELNTLTDSVNRIQGERRQLEDEYEELRNKKEAIAQWEAQITEIIQWVSDEKDARGYLQALATKMTEELEFLKHSGGVGGVGSGSTMADKNWRNRRSQKLDKMELLNLQSSLQSEIQAKQAISEELTKTRSDLIAAQKELRDFRQRFDTVTHEIKRKEMQIKELQARLDTGDGFLERPTSQMSYLEHFLKETASSTRHGSADSVEADIEDNRAPSISSSKSNLSELSIDPTSPLSHELLNKSSASHGQTSLQPKPKSHQFLVRTFSAPTKCNHCTSLMVGLTRQGVVCEVCGFACHMPCCDKVPPMCPVPHDQTKRPLGIDPTRGIGTAYEGYVKVPKMGGVKKGWVRQFVVVCDFKLFLYDISPDRNALPSVSVSQVLDMRDEEFSVSSVRDSDVIHATKKDIPCIFRITTSLLEPPGLRNHTLMLADTESEKTKWVVALSELHRILKKNNLPNTTIFRAKELLDNTLALIKNVMSGAIIDPDRLVIGTEEGLFCLDLDRSEIARVGEGKKIYLLEYVTEEQLIVVLSGKQRHVRLVPVRALDGDEVEWIKVAETKGCITLTTGVVRRSPLTYCLCVAIKKQNASQVIIYEITRTKTRHKRIRELMLPCHAQTLQVLSEGRFCVGYPSGFSIYSILGDHHAISLVHSENTLLGFLTYSAVDALRCIELPRGEFLLVFHTLAVYVDSQGRKNRDREIMYPAVPTAVSYCEGYLLVYSDTHIDVFDCTTGDWLQTLNVKRARPLNTSGSLTSCIINDMPHVIFLSNLHQRELLNLTPLDASGRQMTRPRRRFSLREGNRAVRPTDRRSKMISAPTNFNHISHVGPGNGIQIQRLLDLATTLETADQQHSSHHSSAHLHSSQQRLYGPTLQTASKPAPLPPRHPPSDTRRLSSHISRNSGYSPHNGSTSSRRGPAPPRPTATPPSLPRTPVDQVDSESVHLRTHTPLSLGSIASLHDKEHTSGGSPRHSIASNNSSNPSTPPSPAHDHGSSSYDS, via the exons ATGACAGAAGTAGTATCCAAAGATTTTGGTAAGGAGCATCCTTATCGAAAAAGAGACATGTCAGATTCGTCGCAACACCAATATAATCAACCTCCCCCTGATATTATGCCAAAGGGGCTTGCAATCAATG GCATAGGAGGAAGGTTACGCCAATTAGAAGCCGTTTTTATTGGTGGTCCTGTACAGGGGGAAGGAAGAGTTGGCCACACATTTTCTATTGAGACACTCATCGATATTTTACTTGTCTTATATGATGAATGCTGTAATTCTTCCTTACGACGTGAAAAGACTGTCTCCGATTTTATTGAATTTG TGAAACCAGTGGCCACTTGCATAAAGAGTTTGCAATTGGCACGAGAGGATTTTGAGATAGTAAAAGTTATAGGTAGAGGTGCATTTGGAGAAGTATGTGTAGTAAGAATGCGTGGTTCGGACAAAGTTTTTGCAATGAAAATTTTGAACAAATGGGAAATGTTGAAGCGTGCAGAAACTGCATGCTTCAGAGAGGAGCGAGATGTACTGGTGTACGGTGATCGTAGATGGATCACAAATCTTCATTATGCCTTTCAAGATGACAATAATTTG TATTTGGTCATGGATTATTACTGTGGTGGGGATCTATTAACGCTGTTAAGCAAATTCGAGGATCGCCTTCCAGAAGATAtggcacgtttttatatagCTGAAATGGTTTTGGCTATAGGATCCATACATGACTTACGTTATGTGCACCGTGATATTAAACCTGATAATGTTTTATTAGATGCAAATGGTCACATTAGATTAGCCGATTTTGGATCTTGTTTACGATTGTTCGAAGATGGCACCGTACAAAGTAATGTTGCTGTTGGTACACCAGATTATATTTCTCCAGAGATATTAAGG GCAATGGAAGATGGACAAGGACAATATGGACCTGAATGTGATTGGTGGTCATTAGGAGTATGCATGTATGAAATGCTGTATGGGGAGACACCTTTTTACGCGGAATCTCTAGTCGAAACATATGGAAAAATTATGAATCATAAG AATTGCTTTGACTTCCCAGCAGACGATATGTATGATGTTTCTGAAGAAGCAAAGGATTTAATGAGAAAGTTAATATGTAGTTCGGAGTTTAGATTAGGTCAGAATGGAATTGACGATTTTAAG AAACATCCATGGTTTGATGGAGTTAACTGGGACACTCTTAGGGACAGTACTGCACCTTACATTCCTGAAGTTTCCTCGCCAACTGATACATCAAATTTCGATGTTGATGATACAGATGTACGTAGTTCAGATGCTGTTCCACCAGCAGCGAATTCTGCGTTTTCTGCACTTCATTTACCATTCGTTGGCTTTAGTTTCACCCAAGGAAG TTGTATATCGGATCTGGGTTGTTTACCAGCTATAACTCAAAAAGATAAACGCGTGCAAATACTTGAAGAAGAAAATGCACAGTTAACGAAAGCAGTCGAAGATTTGAAGAATCAAGTCGGTCATTCTTTGCCAGGAATATCACCAGATTCCAACAATGCAACAAGAAAACTTCAGGACGAGATAAACACACTTACCAAACGCAACTGTG AGTTAGAATCACAATTAAAGTCTATGGAAGTACCACGAGAATTACGCAATCTAGACAATGGTGAAATGACAAAACTACGGGAATTAGAAAAGTTGGTTCGTTCTCTCCGTCTGGAAAAGGAGGAAGCTATCAAAGATAAATTGGATGTTCAAGAGAAGCTCAAACTCCAGGATAAAGAGTTAAAAGACGCATTAACGCAACGCAAACTAGCGATGGCTGAATATACTGAAGTCACAGATAAACTATCAGAACTaagacaacaaaaacaaaagttGTCTAGACAAGTCAGAGATAAAGAGGAAGAACTGGAAGTAGTAATGCAGAAGGTTGATAGTTTACGACATGATATTCGAAAAGCCGAGAAGCTTAGACGAGAGTTAGAAAATCGAGTAGAAGAAGCAATGGCGGAAACGAGcaaggaaagaaaattacgaGAACGCAGTGAGGAGTACTGTAAACAAATGCAAGAAGAGACTGAAAAGATTAGACAGAGGTCTATGGGTAATGATGTGAGCGCGAACCATGCATTAGCAACGCAAGAAATCAATAGGTTAAAGGCGGAGGTCGAGAAACTTGAAGTTCAGTACAATGAAAATCTTAATCAGCAACAAAGCAGATTCAATCTTGAAATTCGTAGTCTTCAAGAACAACTGCACGAGGCTGAAGCGAGAAGAGATTTACTCGAGCGAGAAGTTCAATTAACGAAGGAAAAATTAGACGCTGCGCGATTGGAGAATATTACTGATAGTGAGGAGACAATAAATGAATTAAGCAGACGTCACGAGAGAGAAAAAATTATGCTAgtcgaagaaaataaaaagcttATGTTAGAACTTAACACTCTTACGGATAGCGTTAATAGAATACAAGGTGAAAGACGCCAACTGGAAGATGAATACGAAGAATTAAGAAATAAGAAAGAAGCTATTGCGCAATGGGAAGCTCAGATAACTGAGATTATACAATGGGTATCCGATGAGAAAGATGCTAGAGGATATTTGCAG GCATTGGCCACGAAAATGACAGAAGAATTAGAGTTTTTGAAACATTCTGGCGGTGTAGGAGGTGTAGGAAGTGGCTCCACAATGGCAGATAAGAACTGGAGAAATCGTAGATCACAAAAACTTGATAAGATGGAACTTTTAAATCTTCAAAGTTCCTTACAAAGCGAAATACAAGCTAAACAGGCGATATCTGAAGAGCTTACAAAGACTCGATCGGATTTGATTGCTGCTCAAAA GGAATTAAGAGACTTCAGACAACGGTTTGATACTGTCACGCATGAGATAAAACGCAAAGAAATGCAAATAAAAGAGTTGCAAGCAAGGCTTGATACGGGTGACGGCT TTTTAGAACGTCCTACGTCTCAAATGTCATATCTAGAACATTTTTTGAAAGAAACTGCGAGCAGTACGCGCCATGGAAGCGCAGATAGTGTCGAGGCtgatattgaagataatcgTGCACCAAGTATTTCCAGCAGCAAAAGTAATTTGTCCGAGCTCAGCATT GATCCGACATCACCTTTGTCTCATGAACTCTTAAACAAGTCATCTGCGTCCCATGGGCAAACCAGCCTTCAACCTAAACCGAAATCTCATCAATTTTTAGTAAGAACATTTTCAGCGCCTACAAAATGTAACCATTGCACTTCACTGATGGTGGGTTTAACAAGGCAAGGAGTGGTATGTGAAGTTTGTGGTTTCGCATGCCATATGCCTTGTTGCGATAAGGTGCCACCAATGTGTCCTGTGCCTCATGATCAAA CAAAACGACCATTGGGTATTGATCCCACACGAGGAATAGGTACTGCCTATGAAGGATATGTTAAAGTGCCAAAAATGGGTGGAGTGAAAAAGGGTTGGGTTCGTCAATTTGTAGTTGTTTGTGACTTCAAATTATTTCTTTATGATATTTCACCAGATCGTAATGCATTACCATCTGTATCCGTGTCTCAAGTCCTAGATATGCGAGATGAGGAATTCAGTGTTAGTTCTGTTCGAGATTCAGATGTCATACATGCTACAAAAAAAGATATTCCGTGCATATTTAGG ATAACAACATCTCTATTAGAACCACCTGGTTTGAGGAATCACACATTGATGCTTGCAGACACGGAAAGTGAAAAAACTAAATGGGTAGTTGCTTTGAGTGAACTGCATAGAATACTAAAGAAAAATAATCTTCCTAATACAACG ATTTTTAGAGCAAAAGAATTATTAGATAATACATTGGCGCTCATTAAAAATGTGATGTCAGGAGCAATTATTGATCCAGATCGTCTAGTCATTGGCACAGAAGAAGGCCTCTTCTGTTTAGATTTAGATCGTAGTG AAATTGCAAGAGTTGGGGAAGGCAAGAAAATATATCTACTGGAATATGTAACGGAAGAACAGTTAATTGTAGTTTTAAGTGGAAAACAACGTCATGTACGGCTGGTTCCAGTACGTGCATTGGATGGAGATGAAGTTGAATGGATTAAGGTTGCAGAAACTAAAGGATGTATTACCCTAACAACGGGAGTAGTGCGCCGCAGTCCATTAACATATTGTTTGTGTGTTGCCATTAAGAAACAG AACGCATCACAAGTAATCATCTATGAAATAACGCGTACGAAAACACGTCATAAACGTATACGTGAACTAATGTTACCATGTCACGCACAAACTCTGCAAGTTCTCTCTGAAGGCCGCTTTTGTGTCGGTTATCCTTCTGGTTTTTCTATCTACAGCATCTTAGGAGACCATCACGCAATTT CATTGGTCCACTCTGAGAATACGCTCTTAGGTTTTCTCACATATAGCGCTGTAGATGCTTTACGTTGTATCGAATTACCACGTGGTGAATTCTTATTAGTCTTCCATACATTGGCAGTATATGTCGACAGCCAAGGTAGAAAGAATAGAGATCGTGAAATTATGTACCCCGCTGTTCCTACGGCAGTTA GTTATTGTGAAGGTTACTTACTAGTTTATAGTGATACACACATCGATGTATTTGATTGTACAACGGGAGACTGGCTACAAACATTGAATGTGAAGCGGGCACGACCACTGAACACTTCAGGTTCTTTAACGTCTTGTATAATTAATGACATGCCACATGTTATTTTCCTAAGCAACTTGCATCAAC GAGAATTACTCAATTTAACACCACTAGACGCAAGCGGTAGGCAAATGACAAGACCACGGAGAAGATTCTCTTTAAGAGAAGGAAACAGAGCTGTTCGACCCACAGATAGACGCTCCAAAATGATATCAGCACCGACGAATTTCAATCATATCAGTCATGTGGGTCCAGGTAATGGGATACAG ATACAACGATTATTAGATTTGGCTACTACACTTGAAACAGCTGATCAACAGCATAGTAGTCATCATAGTAGCGCCCACTTACATAGCAGTCAACAAAGA TTAT
- the gek gene encoding serine/threonine-protein kinase gek isoform X1 produces the protein MTEVVSKDFGKEHPYRKRDMSDSSQHQYNQPPPDIMPKGLAINGIGGRLRQLEAVFIGGPVQGEGRVGHTFSIETLIDILLVLYDECCNSSLRREKTVSDFIEFVKPVATCIKSLQLAREDFEIVKVIGRGAFGEVCVVRMRGSDKVFAMKILNKWEMLKRAETACFREERDVLVYGDRRWITNLHYAFQDDNNLYLVMDYYCGGDLLTLLSKFEDRLPEDMARFYIAEMVLAIGSIHDLRYVHRDIKPDNVLLDANGHIRLADFGSCLRLFEDGTVQSNVAVGTPDYISPEILRAMEDGQGQYGPECDWWSLGVCMYEMLYGETPFYAESLVETYGKIMNHKNCFDFPADDMYDVSEEAKDLMRKLICSSEFRLGQNGIDDFKKHPWFDGVNWDTLRDSTAPYIPEVSSPTDTSNFDVDDTDVRSSDAVPPAANSAFSALHLPFVGFSFTQGSCISDLGCLPAITQKDKRVQILEEENAQLTKAVEDLKNQVGHSLPGISPDSNNATRKLQDEINTLTKRNCELESQLKSMEVPRELRNLDNGEMTKLRELEKLVRSLRLEKEEAIKDKLDVQEKLKLQDKELKDALTQRKLAMAEYTEVTDKLSELRQQKQKLSRQVRDKEEELEVVMQKVDSLRHDIRKAEKLRRELENRVEEAMAETSKERKLRERSEEYCKQMQEETEKIRQRSMGNDVSANHALATQEINRLKAEVEKLEVQYNENLNQQQSRFNLEIRSLQEQLHEAEARRDLLEREVQLTKEKLDAARLENITDSEETINELSRRHEREKIMLVEENKKLMLELNTLTDSVNRIQGERRQLEDEYEELRNKKEAIAQWEAQITEIIQWVSDEKDARGYLQALATKMTEELEFLKHSGGVGGVGSGSTMADKNWRNRRSQKLDKMELLNLQSSLQSEIQAKQAISEELTKTRSDLIAAQKELRDFRQRFDTVTHEIKRKEMQIKELQARLDTGDGSVLSSKTSSKSSNIVCTKPQRIIVHQPSSPLPVMRAPRVTTCRLLTRFVPVNTFISQNAVAIVSPPVLERPTSQMSYLEHFLKETASSTRHGSADSVEADIEDNRAPSISSSKSNLSELSIDPTSPLSHELLNKSSASHGQTSLQPKPKSHQFLVRTFSAPTKCNHCTSLMVGLTRQGVVCEVCGFACHMPCCDKVPPMCPVPHDQTKRPLGIDPTRGIGTAYEGYVKVPKMGGVKKGWVRQFVVVCDFKLFLYDISPDRNALPSVSVSQVLDMRDEEFSVSSVRDSDVIHATKKDIPCIFRITTSLLEPPGLRNHTLMLADTESEKTKWVVALSELHRILKKNNLPNTTIFRAKELLDNTLALIKNVMSGAIIDPDRLVIGTEEGLFCLDLDRSEIARVGEGKKIYLLEYVTEEQLIVVLSGKQRHVRLVPVRALDGDEVEWIKVAETKGCITLTTGVVRRSPLTYCLCVAIKKQNASQVIIYEITRTKTRHKRIRELMLPCHAQTLQVLSEGRFCVGYPSGFSIYSILGDHHAISLVHSENTLLGFLTYSAVDALRCIELPRGEFLLVFHTLAVYVDSQGRKNRDREIMYPAVPTAVSYCEGYLLVYSDTHIDVFDCTTGDWLQTLNVKRARPLNTSGSLTSCIINDMPHVIFLSNLHQRELLNLTPLDASGRQMTRPRRRFSLREGNRAVRPTDRRSKMISAPTNFNHISHVGPGNGIQIQRLLDLATTLETADQQHSSHHSSAHLHSSQQRLYGPTLQTASKPAPLPPRHPPSDTRRLSSHISRNSGYSPHNGSTSSRRGPAPPRPTATPPSLPRTPVDQVDSESVHLRTHTPLSLGSIASLHDKEHTSGGSPRHSIASNNSSNPSTPPSPAHDHGSSSYDS, from the exons ATGACAGAAGTAGTATCCAAAGATTTTGGTAAGGAGCATCCTTATCGAAAAAGAGACATGTCAGATTCGTCGCAACACCAATATAATCAACCTCCCCCTGATATTATGCCAAAGGGGCTTGCAATCAATG GCATAGGAGGAAGGTTACGCCAATTAGAAGCCGTTTTTATTGGTGGTCCTGTACAGGGGGAAGGAAGAGTTGGCCACACATTTTCTATTGAGACACTCATCGATATTTTACTTGTCTTATATGATGAATGCTGTAATTCTTCCTTACGACGTGAAAAGACTGTCTCCGATTTTATTGAATTTG TGAAACCAGTGGCCACTTGCATAAAGAGTTTGCAATTGGCACGAGAGGATTTTGAGATAGTAAAAGTTATAGGTAGAGGTGCATTTGGAGAAGTATGTGTAGTAAGAATGCGTGGTTCGGACAAAGTTTTTGCAATGAAAATTTTGAACAAATGGGAAATGTTGAAGCGTGCAGAAACTGCATGCTTCAGAGAGGAGCGAGATGTACTGGTGTACGGTGATCGTAGATGGATCACAAATCTTCATTATGCCTTTCAAGATGACAATAATTTG TATTTGGTCATGGATTATTACTGTGGTGGGGATCTATTAACGCTGTTAAGCAAATTCGAGGATCGCCTTCCAGAAGATAtggcacgtttttatatagCTGAAATGGTTTTGGCTATAGGATCCATACATGACTTACGTTATGTGCACCGTGATATTAAACCTGATAATGTTTTATTAGATGCAAATGGTCACATTAGATTAGCCGATTTTGGATCTTGTTTACGATTGTTCGAAGATGGCACCGTACAAAGTAATGTTGCTGTTGGTACACCAGATTATATTTCTCCAGAGATATTAAGG GCAATGGAAGATGGACAAGGACAATATGGACCTGAATGTGATTGGTGGTCATTAGGAGTATGCATGTATGAAATGCTGTATGGGGAGACACCTTTTTACGCGGAATCTCTAGTCGAAACATATGGAAAAATTATGAATCATAAG AATTGCTTTGACTTCCCAGCAGACGATATGTATGATGTTTCTGAAGAAGCAAAGGATTTAATGAGAAAGTTAATATGTAGTTCGGAGTTTAGATTAGGTCAGAATGGAATTGACGATTTTAAG AAACATCCATGGTTTGATGGAGTTAACTGGGACACTCTTAGGGACAGTACTGCACCTTACATTCCTGAAGTTTCCTCGCCAACTGATACATCAAATTTCGATGTTGATGATACAGATGTACGTAGTTCAGATGCTGTTCCACCAGCAGCGAATTCTGCGTTTTCTGCACTTCATTTACCATTCGTTGGCTTTAGTTTCACCCAAGGAAG TTGTATATCGGATCTGGGTTGTTTACCAGCTATAACTCAAAAAGATAAACGCGTGCAAATACTTGAAGAAGAAAATGCACAGTTAACGAAAGCAGTCGAAGATTTGAAGAATCAAGTCGGTCATTCTTTGCCAGGAATATCACCAGATTCCAACAATGCAACAAGAAAACTTCAGGACGAGATAAACACACTTACCAAACGCAACTGTG AGTTAGAATCACAATTAAAGTCTATGGAAGTACCACGAGAATTACGCAATCTAGACAATGGTGAAATGACAAAACTACGGGAATTAGAAAAGTTGGTTCGTTCTCTCCGTCTGGAAAAGGAGGAAGCTATCAAAGATAAATTGGATGTTCAAGAGAAGCTCAAACTCCAGGATAAAGAGTTAAAAGACGCATTAACGCAACGCAAACTAGCGATGGCTGAATATACTGAAGTCACAGATAAACTATCAGAACTaagacaacaaaaacaaaagttGTCTAGACAAGTCAGAGATAAAGAGGAAGAACTGGAAGTAGTAATGCAGAAGGTTGATAGTTTACGACATGATATTCGAAAAGCCGAGAAGCTTAGACGAGAGTTAGAAAATCGAGTAGAAGAAGCAATGGCGGAAACGAGcaaggaaagaaaattacgaGAACGCAGTGAGGAGTACTGTAAACAAATGCAAGAAGAGACTGAAAAGATTAGACAGAGGTCTATGGGTAATGATGTGAGCGCGAACCATGCATTAGCAACGCAAGAAATCAATAGGTTAAAGGCGGAGGTCGAGAAACTTGAAGTTCAGTACAATGAAAATCTTAATCAGCAACAAAGCAGATTCAATCTTGAAATTCGTAGTCTTCAAGAACAACTGCACGAGGCTGAAGCGAGAAGAGATTTACTCGAGCGAGAAGTTCAATTAACGAAGGAAAAATTAGACGCTGCGCGATTGGAGAATATTACTGATAGTGAGGAGACAATAAATGAATTAAGCAGACGTCACGAGAGAGAAAAAATTATGCTAgtcgaagaaaataaaaagcttATGTTAGAACTTAACACTCTTACGGATAGCGTTAATAGAATACAAGGTGAAAGACGCCAACTGGAAGATGAATACGAAGAATTAAGAAATAAGAAAGAAGCTATTGCGCAATGGGAAGCTCAGATAACTGAGATTATACAATGGGTATCCGATGAGAAAGATGCTAGAGGATATTTGCAG GCATTGGCCACGAAAATGACAGAAGAATTAGAGTTTTTGAAACATTCTGGCGGTGTAGGAGGTGTAGGAAGTGGCTCCACAATGGCAGATAAGAACTGGAGAAATCGTAGATCACAAAAACTTGATAAGATGGAACTTTTAAATCTTCAAAGTTCCTTACAAAGCGAAATACAAGCTAAACAGGCGATATCTGAAGAGCTTACAAAGACTCGATCGGATTTGATTGCTGCTCAAAA GGAATTAAGAGACTTCAGACAACGGTTTGATACTGTCACGCATGAGATAAAACGCAAAGAAATGCAAATAAAAGAGTTGCAAGCAAGGCTTGATACGGGTGACGGCT CTGTCCTATCCAGCAAAACGTCAAGCAAATCTTCAAACATCGTTTGCACCAAACCCCAACGCATCATCGTACACCAGCCGTCGTCACCCCTACCAGTAATGCGTGCTCCCCGCGTCACGACATGTCGCTTATTAACTAGATTCGTTCCCGTCAACACATTCATCAGTCAGAATGCCGTCGCCATCGTATCGCCACCTG TTTTAGAACGTCCTACGTCTCAAATGTCATATCTAGAACATTTTTTGAAAGAAACTGCGAGCAGTACGCGCCATGGAAGCGCAGATAGTGTCGAGGCtgatattgaagataatcgTGCACCAAGTATTTCCAGCAGCAAAAGTAATTTGTCCGAGCTCAGCATT GATCCGACATCACCTTTGTCTCATGAACTCTTAAACAAGTCATCTGCGTCCCATGGGCAAACCAGCCTTCAACCTAAACCGAAATCTCATCAATTTTTAGTAAGAACATTTTCAGCGCCTACAAAATGTAACCATTGCACTTCACTGATGGTGGGTTTAACAAGGCAAGGAGTGGTATGTGAAGTTTGTGGTTTCGCATGCCATATGCCTTGTTGCGATAAGGTGCCACCAATGTGTCCTGTGCCTCATGATCAAA CAAAACGACCATTGGGTATTGATCCCACACGAGGAATAGGTACTGCCTATGAAGGATATGTTAAAGTGCCAAAAATGGGTGGAGTGAAAAAGGGTTGGGTTCGTCAATTTGTAGTTGTTTGTGACTTCAAATTATTTCTTTATGATATTTCACCAGATCGTAATGCATTACCATCTGTATCCGTGTCTCAAGTCCTAGATATGCGAGATGAGGAATTCAGTGTTAGTTCTGTTCGAGATTCAGATGTCATACATGCTACAAAAAAAGATATTCCGTGCATATTTAGG ATAACAACATCTCTATTAGAACCACCTGGTTTGAGGAATCACACATTGATGCTTGCAGACACGGAAAGTGAAAAAACTAAATGGGTAGTTGCTTTGAGTGAACTGCATAGAATACTAAAGAAAAATAATCTTCCTAATACAACG ATTTTTAGAGCAAAAGAATTATTAGATAATACATTGGCGCTCATTAAAAATGTGATGTCAGGAGCAATTATTGATCCAGATCGTCTAGTCATTGGCACAGAAGAAGGCCTCTTCTGTTTAGATTTAGATCGTAGTG AAATTGCAAGAGTTGGGGAAGGCAAGAAAATATATCTACTGGAATATGTAACGGAAGAACAGTTAATTGTAGTTTTAAGTGGAAAACAACGTCATGTACGGCTGGTTCCAGTACGTGCATTGGATGGAGATGAAGTTGAATGGATTAAGGTTGCAGAAACTAAAGGATGTATTACCCTAACAACGGGAGTAGTGCGCCGCAGTCCATTAACATATTGTTTGTGTGTTGCCATTAAGAAACAG AACGCATCACAAGTAATCATCTATGAAATAACGCGTACGAAAACACGTCATAAACGTATACGTGAACTAATGTTACCATGTCACGCACAAACTCTGCAAGTTCTCTCTGAAGGCCGCTTTTGTGTCGGTTATCCTTCTGGTTTTTCTATCTACAGCATCTTAGGAGACCATCACGCAATTT CATTGGTCCACTCTGAGAATACGCTCTTAGGTTTTCTCACATATAGCGCTGTAGATGCTTTACGTTGTATCGAATTACCACGTGGTGAATTCTTATTAGTCTTCCATACATTGGCAGTATATGTCGACAGCCAAGGTAGAAAGAATAGAGATCGTGAAATTATGTACCCCGCTGTTCCTACGGCAGTTA GTTATTGTGAAGGTTACTTACTAGTTTATAGTGATACACACATCGATGTATTTGATTGTACAACGGGAGACTGGCTACAAACATTGAATGTGAAGCGGGCACGACCACTGAACACTTCAGGTTCTTTAACGTCTTGTATAATTAATGACATGCCACATGTTATTTTCCTAAGCAACTTGCATCAAC GAGAATTACTCAATTTAACACCACTAGACGCAAGCGGTAGGCAAATGACAAGACCACGGAGAAGATTCTCTTTAAGAGAAGGAAACAGAGCTGTTCGACCCACAGATAGACGCTCCAAAATGATATCAGCACCGACGAATTTCAATCATATCAGTCATGTGGGTCCAGGTAATGGGATACAG ATACAACGATTATTAGATTTGGCTACTACACTTGAAACAGCTGATCAACAGCATAGTAGTCATCATAGTAGCGCCCACTTACATAGCAGTCAACAAAGA TTAT